From the Musa acuminata AAA Group cultivar baxijiao chromosome BXJ3-1, Cavendish_Baxijiao_AAA, whole genome shotgun sequence genome, the window GACGGCCACCTACCCGGTGCCGCCCGACGAAACCATAACGACGGCGGTGATCGACGCCATCGGGCTCGGGTACCGCCACTTGGACACGGCCAGCGTCTACGGCTCGGAGCGGGCCGTCGGCCGGGCCATAGCGACCGCTCTGGAGAGAGGGCTGATCGGTAGCCGCGACGAGCTCTTCGTCACCACCAAGCTGTGGTGCACCGACATGCACGCCGACCGCGTCGTCCCTGCACTGCAAGAGTCTCTCAGGTATTTATTATAtgcacatgatatatgttttatatgacatAGATAATATTACTACTAATCACAGCTCAGAGAACGGAAGACTGCGACAGTTGCCATAAATTGAAGCCAGGATTGACCTGTAGCAACAAAAGAAGATTGTGAGCTAATGCGATTGTCTTATGAATGATTGTAGGACTTTGGGATTGGAGTACATCGATCTGTATCTTATTCACCACCCTGTTAGACTAAAAGGTGAGAAACGAATGGTTTTCACCGGCGAGGACGTAATTCCCTTGGACATGCCAACCGTGTGGGAAGCAATGGAGAAATGTCAGAGTCTAGGTTTAGCTAAATCTATCGGGGTGAGCAACTTCACATGCAAGAAGCTAGCTGACCTACTCAACCATGCAAGAATTCCACCTGCTGTGAACCAGGTAAGTCGTAACTCCATCGAATCCATTCCTTTCTTTTTGTTTGCTTGTTAGAAATGAAACAGGAAAGTGAAAGTATTGTATGCTGCAATGCGATGCACAAGTATCCAGTATCATCAAATTGTTAAGATGACAGTCACAAAAATA encodes:
- the LOC135628488 gene encoding non-functional NADPH-dependent codeinone reductase 2-like yields the protein MQMEVEPQVVLNSGRRMPLLGMGTATYPVPPDETITTAVIDAIGLGYRHLDTASVYGSERAVGRAIATALERGLIGSRDELFVTTKLWCTDMHADRVVPALQESLRTLGLEYIDLYLIHHPVRLKGEKRMVFTGEDVIPLDMPTVWEAMEKCQSLGLAKSIGVSNFTCKKLADLLNHARIPPAVNQVEVNPLWQQRKLRDFCSEKGIHVSAYSPLGAIGVFWGSNEVMECEEVKRIAQSVGKSIAQVCLRWGVEQGVSVLVKSFNGERLKENMQIFDWHLKEEDKERLSLVPQKRLILVEPFISPTGFYKSHAEFWDGDV